A genome region from Eurosta solidaginis isolate ZX-2024a chromosome 2, ASM4086904v1, whole genome shotgun sequence includes the following:
- the beta'COP gene encoding coatomer subunit beta', with protein MPLKLDIKRRLTSRSDRVKCVDLHPTEPWMLCALYNGHVHIMNYENQQLVKDFEVCDVPVRCGRFVARKNWLITGSDDMQIRVFNYNTLEKIHSFEAHSDYLRCIAVHPTQPLILTSSDDMLIKLWNWEKMWACQRVFEGHTHYVMQIVFNPKDNNTFASASLDRTVKVWQLGSTFANFTLEGHEKGINCIDYYHGGDKPYLISGADDRLVKIWDYQNKTCVQTLEGHAQNISAVCFHPELPIVLTGSEDGTVRIWHSGTYRLETCLNYGFERVWTIACMRGSNNVALGYDEGSIIIKVGREEPAMSMDVIGSKIIWAKHSEMQQVNLKTMADGTEVKDGERLPVAAKDMGACEIYPQTIAHNPNGRFVVVCGDGEYIIYTSMALRNKAFGSAQEFVWALESNEYAIRENNGTVRVFRNFKERKSFTPEYGAESIYGGYLFGVKTSSGLAFYDWETLQLVRRIEVQPRHVFWNEAGTLVCLATDESYFILQVDTAAIAAALESKQGLEDDGIESAFDVLGEVNEIVKTGIWVGDCFIYTNSVNRINYYVGGEIVTISHLDRTMYLLGYVPKDNRLYLGDKELNVISFSLLLSVLEYQTAVMRRDFERADLVLPTVPKEHRTRVAHFLEKQGFKPQALQVSTDPDHKFDLALQIGELDAALKLAREAENPQKWSQLADVASRKNNMQLVKECMQKANDFSGLLLLATSSGDEKMLEEVAESSSKQGRHNIAFLSSFVRADVQRCLDILIETNRLPEAAFFARTYIPSQMSRVVELWREELAKFNEKAGQSLADPAKYENLFPGLGDALRVEEFINQTQKNKLPASSAAKLPLNIERKPIEEMHTAEQRGIFESNNKSSGVQSYKKSDDFSGDASSNNAIITSPIIASVLNRGSDGLGDDVDDIDDDLDLEIEGVTLDDNIDTTDVNLDDDFLSDD; from the exons ATGCCATTAAAATTGGATATAAAACGCCGTTTGACGTCGCGATCAGACCGAGTTAAATGTGTTGATCTACACCCGACGGAACCGTGGATGCTGTGTGCCCTTTACAATGGCCACGTACACATAATGAATTATGAGAACCAACAATTAGTAAAAGATTTCGAAGTTTGTGATGTGCCGGTACGTTGTGGAAGGTTTGTTGCACGAAAAAATTGGCTTATCACTGGTTCAGATGATATGCAAATACGGGTTTTTAACTATAATACTCTGGAAAAGATACACTCGTTCGAAGCACACTCCGATTATTTACGATGCATTGCCGTTCACCCAACACAGCCTTTGATATTGACCAGCAGCG ATGATATGCTTATAAAATTATGGAACTGGGAGAAAATGTGGGCCTGTCAGCGTGTATTTGAGGGTCATACGCACTATGTAATGCAAATTGTATTCAATCCGAAAGACAATAACACTTTCGCTTCAGCATCACTAGACCGCACAGTTAAAGTTTGGCAACTTGGATCTACTTTTGCAAACTTCACACTTGAAGGGCATGAGAAGGGAATAAATTGTATAGACTATTACCATGGAGGTGATAAGCCATATCTTATTTCTGGTGCAGATGATCGCTTAGTGAAAATTTGGGACTATCAAAATAAGACATGTGTACAAACTTTAGAAGGGCATGCGCAAAATATATCAGCCGTCTGTTTTCACCCAGAGCTACCCATAGTTTTAACGGGTTCTGAGGACGGCACTGTTCGTATATGGCATTCGGGAACATATAGGCTAGAAACTTGTCTTAATTATGGTTTTGAACGGGTCTGGACAATTGCATGTATGCGGGGTAGTAACAATGTTGCACTTGGCTACGATGAAGGATCAATTATAATAAAAGTCGGGCGTGAAGAACCAGCGATGTCAATGGACGTAAtcggctcgaaaattatttgggCAAAACACTCGGAAATGCAGCAA GTGAATTTGAAAACTATGGCTGATGGTACCGAAGTTAAAGACGGTGAACGTTTACCAGTTGCAGCAAAAGATATGGGTGCCTGTGAAATTTATCCACAAACCATAGCACATAATCCAAATGGTCGTTTCGTTGTTGTATGTGGTGATGGGGAATACATAATATACACATCAATGGCATTGCGTAATAAAGCATTTGGCTCTGCCCAAGAATTCGTTTGGGCATTGGAAAGCAATGAGTATGCTATAAGGGAAAACAATGGAACCGTTAGAGTTTTCCGCAATTTCAAAGAACGTAAAAGTTTTACACCTGAATATGGCGCTGAAAGTATCTATGGAGGCTATTTGTTTGGTGTAAAAACTTCTTCTGGATTGGCTTTCTATGACTGGGAAACATTACAACTGGTGCGACGCATCGAAGTGCAGCCACGACATGTTTTCTGGAATGAAGCTGGAACATTAGTATGTCTAGCTACCGATGAATCTTATTTTATACTACAGGTAGATACGGCAGCCATAGCTGCTGCTTTGGAGAGTAAGCAAGGACTAGAAGATGATGGTATTGAAAGTGCATTCGATGTATTAG GGGAAGTCAATGAAATAGTAAAGACTGGGATTTGGGTCGGAGATTGTTTTATATACACAAATTCTGTGAATCGTATTAATTATTATGTTGGTGGCGAAATCGTTACCATATCACATTTAGATCGTACAATGTATTTGTTGGGTTATGTACCAAAAGACAATCGTCTTTATCTGGGTGACAAAGAGTTGAATGTCATATCATTTTCGCTTTTATTATCTGTACTAGAATATCAAACAGCTGTTATGCGACGGGATTTCGAGCGTGCAGATCTTGTTCTACCGACTGTGCCTAAAGAACATCGCACACGtgttgcacatttcttggaaaaGCAAGGTTTCAAGCCACAAGCTTTGCAGGTCTCAACAGATCCTGACCATAAATTCGATTTAGCATTACAAATTGGAGAATTGGATGCTGCTTTAAAATTGGCCCGCGAAGCAGAGAATCCACAGAAATGGTCCCAATTAGCCGATGTTGCGTCACGCAAAAATAATATGCAACTTGTAAAAGAGTGTATGCAGAAAGCAAATGATTTTAGTGGTCTTTTGTTGTTAGCAACCTCTTCAGGCGATGAAAAAATGTTGGAAGAAGTTGCTGAAAGTAGCTCAAAGCAAGGTCGCCACAATATAGCATTCCTCTCATCATTCGTACGTGCTGATGTTCAACGTTGTTTAGATATTTTAATTGAGACGAACCGATTACCCGAAGCAGCATTTTTTGCCCGCACATACATTCCCAGCCAAATGTCGCGTGTTGTTGAGCTTTGGCGAGAAGAATTAGCAAAGTTCAATGAAAAAGCTGGTCAATCACTAGCCGATCCAGCCAAATATGAAAATCTCTTCCCGGGGCTTGGCGATGCTCTGCGTGTGGAGGAATTTATAAATCAAACACAGAAAAATAAATTACCAGCTTCTTCTGCTGCCAAATTACCATTAAATATTGAGCGTAAACCAATTGAAGAAATGCATACAGCAGAGCAACGGGGTATATTTGAAAGCAATAATAAGTCATCAGGTGTGCAGTCCTATAAGAAAAGTGACGACTTTTCCGGTGATGCATCATCCAACAACGCAATTATTACATCACCAATTATAGCATCCGTATTAAATAGGGGATCAGATGGTTTGGGGGATGATGTGGATGACATTGACGATGACCTAGATTTGGAAATTGAAGGTGTGACGTTGGATGATAACATAGATACGACAGATGTTAATTTAGATGATGACTTCTTAAGCGATGATTAA